A part of Argonema galeatum A003/A1 genomic DNA contains:
- the ubiE gene encoding bifunctional demethylmenaquinone methyltransferase/2-methoxy-6-polyprenyl-1,4-benzoquinol methylase UbiE — protein MTLDSRATEIRAIFDRIAPVYDSFNDRLSLAQHRVWKQMAIKWSNAGPGDTCLDLCCGSGDLALMLARQVGTAGKVFGVDFSPQQLARALARMQNHYPAPPVTWVEADALNLPFPDNHFDCATMGYGLRNVTDIPRCLHELHRVLKPGAKAAILDFHRPSNPALRSFQQWYLDNIVVSTAKHFGLTEEYAYISPSLDKFPIGPEQVQLARQAGFATATHYQIAGGMMGVLAIAK, from the coding sequence ATGACCCTAGATAGTCGTGCCACTGAAATTCGCGCCATCTTTGACCGCATTGCCCCGGTTTACGACTCGTTCAACGATCGATTGAGCCTCGCCCAGCATCGCGTATGGAAGCAGATGGCGATCAAGTGGAGCAATGCAGGCCCAGGAGATACTTGCTTAGACTTATGCTGCGGCAGTGGAGACCTCGCCCTAATGCTGGCGCGTCAGGTAGGAACTGCTGGGAAAGTATTTGGGGTGGATTTTTCACCCCAGCAGTTGGCGCGAGCCTTGGCGCGAATGCAAAACCATTATCCAGCTCCTCCTGTCACCTGGGTAGAAGCAGACGCCCTCAATCTGCCCTTTCCCGACAACCACTTCGACTGCGCCACAATGGGTTACGGACTTCGCAACGTCACCGATATTCCCCGCTGTCTCCACGAATTACATCGCGTCCTCAAACCCGGTGCCAAAGCCGCCATTCTAGACTTCCATCGCCCCAGCAATCCCGCCTTACGCAGTTTTCAGCAGTGGTATCTGGACAACATCGTAGTTTCAACCGCCAAGCATTTCGGCTTAACTGAAGAATATGCCTACATTAGCCCCAGCTTAGACAAATTTCCGATCGGGCCAGAACAGGTACAGCTGGCTCGTCAAGCCGGTTTTGCCACCGCTACGCACTATCAGATTGCCGGTGGGATGATGGGTGTTTTAGCGATCGCCAAATAG
- a CDS encoding response regulator — protein MDNVIPELESIRRQLMSLERRKKPKMLVVDDEPDNLDLLFRTFRRDFNVLKAESGVHALEVLAVEGEVAVIISDQRMPEMKGTEFLSKTVPQFPDTVRIILTGFTDIEDLVDAINSGQVYKYITKPWDPNELKAVVQRATETYEVLKQRTEELRRAQAQTALLLAVVQVAQVAYTVEDCLEPIANAFGENFQADGCILQLVQNNSLNSPQGIYSADTPMSNWLAQDPLALDAIATKEMRVSVNVPADTNLSALEHYPASGVQAHLIIPITHRSEVLAVLSLQWKRPFQLREDEIKLIHLSAQQIALALLSTRAA, from the coding sequence ATGGATAATGTCATCCCAGAGCTTGAGAGCATCCGGCGTCAACTTATGAGCTTAGAACGACGGAAGAAGCCCAAGATGCTGGTAGTAGACGATGAGCCAGATAACTTGGATCTGCTCTTTCGTACCTTCCGGCGAGATTTTAACGTCCTCAAGGCAGAAAGCGGTGTTCATGCCTTGGAGGTGCTGGCAGTTGAGGGCGAAGTTGCTGTGATTATCTCTGACCAGCGGATGCCTGAAATGAAGGGAACCGAGTTCCTCAGCAAAACCGTGCCCCAATTTCCCGACACGGTACGAATTATCTTGACGGGATTTACTGATATAGAAGATCTCGTAGACGCTATTAATTCTGGGCAGGTGTATAAATACATCACCAAGCCTTGGGACCCCAATGAACTAAAGGCGGTGGTACAAAGGGCGACAGAGACTTATGAAGTTCTCAAGCAACGAACGGAAGAATTGCGTCGGGCTCAAGCCCAAACGGCTTTGCTTTTGGCGGTAGTGCAGGTTGCCCAAGTAGCTTATACCGTAGAAGATTGTCTGGAGCCAATTGCAAACGCTTTTGGCGAAAATTTCCAGGCAGATGGCTGTATTTTGCAACTGGTGCAAAACAATTCTTTAAATTCGCCCCAAGGGATCTACAGTGCTGATACCCCAATGTCAAATTGGCTGGCCCAAGATCCGCTGGCTCTTGATGCGATCGCCACTAAGGAAATGCGGGTATCTGTGAATGTGCCAGCCGATACAAACTTATCTGCGCTCGAACACTACCCAGCCTCTGGAGTTCAGGCCCATTTAATCATCCCCATAACCCACCGTTCCGAAGTCCTAGCCGTTCTGTCTCTCCAATGGAAACGCCCTTTCCAACTGCGAGAAGATGAAATCAAACTAATCCATCTATCAGCCCAACAAATTGCCTTAGCTCTCTTAAGTACCCGCGCTGCTTAA